In a genomic window of Fundidesulfovibrio soli:
- a CDS encoding GNAT family N-acetyltransferase, with translation MKTAVVLSAGLGTRLRPLTDTCPKPMVPVAGVPLLERTVRHLAAHGFTRVCVNLHHLSHVVREAFGDGAALGVQMVYSEEPELLGTAGALNAFRAHLRDPFLVWYGDVLSDFDITAMKAFHQRSRGMATVGLYRVDNPTQCGLVDMDATGRISRFVEKPPVAFTDLANAGVYICEPEVLGFVPASGFSDFGHDVFPAMLAAGAPLYGFAIEAPLIDIGSPEKLARANALLAHAPDPAPVCLALQEFDSEAFRQDYYRVVRQDYPALARQLARLREGGKPFLADAKLPSSDIEGAKALMRLGFIKVCAQVTFSRDLTGVAAVASGEPMGAAELPDDELDAHAANFPFSRFGLDPHVTFEERVRHQRKWIANTMRSAEVLKFMESGGFVSFRRRGEAVAIDLVSVLPKARGRGSLLLGRLAGWAAGQGFKRIDVTTEAENLTACLFYEKNGYRLAGAATVFHMRRGVEE, from the coding sequence GTGAAGACCGCGGTCGTCCTGAGTGCGGGCCTGGGCACCAGGCTGCGGCCCCTGACCGACACCTGCCCCAAGCCCATGGTCCCGGTGGCGGGGGTGCCCCTGCTGGAGCGCACCGTGCGCCACCTGGCCGCCCACGGCTTCACGCGGGTCTGCGTGAACCTGCACCACCTCTCCCACGTGGTGCGCGAGGCCTTCGGCGACGGCGCGGCCCTGGGCGTGCAGATGGTCTACAGCGAAGAGCCCGAGCTGCTGGGCACCGCCGGTGCCTTGAACGCCTTCCGCGCCCACCTGCGCGACCCGTTCCTGGTCTGGTACGGGGACGTGCTCTCCGATTTCGACATCACCGCCATGAAGGCCTTCCACCAGCGCTCGCGCGGCATGGCCACCGTGGGCCTCTACCGGGTGGACAACCCCACCCAGTGCGGCCTTGTGGACATGGACGCCACCGGGCGCATCAGCCGCTTCGTGGAGAAGCCCCCCGTGGCCTTCACGGACCTGGCCAACGCCGGGGTGTACATCTGCGAGCCGGAAGTGCTGGGCTTCGTCCCCGCCTCCGGGTTCAGCGACTTCGGTCACGACGTGTTCCCGGCCATGCTTGCTGCCGGAGCGCCCCTGTACGGCTTCGCCATCGAGGCCCCGCTCATCGACATCGGCTCCCCCGAGAAGCTGGCCCGGGCCAACGCCCTGCTGGCCCACGCGCCCGACCCCGCGCCCGTCTGCCTGGCCCTGCAGGAGTTCGACAGCGAGGCCTTCCGGCAGGACTACTACCGTGTGGTCCGGCAGGACTATCCCGCCCTGGCCCGCCAGCTGGCCCGCCTGCGTGAAGGCGGGAAACCCTTCCTGGCCGACGCCAAGCTGCCCTCCTCCGACATCGAGGGCGCCAAGGCGCTCATGCGCCTCGGGTTCATCAAGGTCTGCGCGCAGGTGACCTTCTCGCGCGACCTGACCGGCGTGGCCGCCGTGGCCTCGGGCGAGCCCATGGGCGCTGCGGAGCTGCCCGACGACGAACTGGACGCCCACGCCGCCAACTTTCCTTTCAGCCGCTTCGGGCTGGACCCCCATGTCACCTTCGAGGAGCGCGTGCGCCATCAGCGCAAGTGGATCGCCAACACCATGCGCTCCGCCGAGGTGCTCAAATTCATGGAATCCGGCGGCTTCGTCAGCTTCCGCAGGCGCGGCGAGGCCGTGGCCATCGACCTGGTCTCAGTGCTGCCCAAGGCCAGGGGGCGCGGCTCCCTGCTGCTGGGCCGCCTGGCGGGCTGGGCAGCGGGTCAGGGCTTCAAGCGCATCGACGTGACCACCGAGGCCGAGAACCTGACCGCCTGCCTGTTCTACGAGAAGAACGGCTACCGCCTGGCCGGGGCCGCCACGGTTTTCCACATGCGAAGAGGTGTAGAAGAATGA
- a CDS encoding SIS domain-containing protein, which translates to MIIAKSPVRLSFGGGGTDLPAYYEAHGGAVLSVTIDKYFYSVLEEIPGPGVEISSSDYQLHQRIADLDKANLKDALRIPKAVLRHFGIKGGVMLSLKSDIPPGSGLGLSGAVATSLVRCVGAYAGQELDKAKVGELATHIELTVLGRPIGMQDQYASAHGGLNFLTFDTSGTRVEPIEVSRSRQQELRRHLMLFHTGSSRDSARILEGQRQATQERDQSVLEALHQVKRTAYRMREILEGGDIREIGTLLHESWQHKKRFAKSVSNPDIDLYYDTAMRNGALGGKITGAGGGGFLLVFCEPGNQPAVSEELTALGLQELAFDFEYGGSQITLDQAGRFKSTITPEGYLLGMRAVVNRLDKAQIGRMADTLHAAYMADKQIFIMGNGGSAATASHFCSDLAKTVAVNGRRGFRAIPLTDNIPLMTAWGNDVGFEDIFSGQLRNLLNEGDVVIGISGGGMSPNVIKAMELARERGAHTIGLTGFSGGKLKDVAEECFIVPSGNYQFIEDVHMMLVHLLTSLIREQLAEV; encoded by the coding sequence ATGATCATCGCCAAGTCTCCGGTGCGCCTGAGCTTCGGAGGCGGTGGCACGGACCTGCCCGCCTATTACGAGGCCCACGGCGGGGCCGTGCTCTCCGTGACCATCGACAAGTATTTCTATTCCGTGCTGGAGGAGATCCCCGGCCCGGGCGTGGAGATTTCCTCCTCCGACTACCAGCTGCACCAGCGCATCGCCGACCTGGACAAGGCCAACCTCAAGGACGCCCTGCGCATCCCCAAGGCGGTGCTGCGCCACTTCGGTATCAAGGGCGGGGTGATGCTCTCGCTCAAGTCCGACATCCCGCCGGGCTCGGGCCTGGGCCTCTCGGGCGCGGTGGCCACCAGCCTGGTGCGCTGCGTGGGAGCCTACGCCGGGCAGGAGCTGGACAAGGCCAAGGTGGGCGAGCTGGCCACGCACATCGAGCTCACCGTGCTGGGCCGCCCCATCGGCATGCAGGACCAGTACGCCTCGGCCCACGGCGGCCTGAACTTCCTGACTTTCGACACCTCCGGCACCCGCGTGGAGCCCATCGAAGTCAGCCGCTCCCGCCAGCAGGAGCTGCGCCGCCACCTGATGCTCTTCCACACCGGCTCCTCGCGCGACTCGGCCCGCATCCTGGAGGGGCAGCGCCAGGCCACCCAGGAGCGCGACCAGTCCGTGCTGGAGGCCCTGCACCAGGTCAAGCGCACGGCCTACCGCATGCGCGAGATCCTGGAGGGCGGCGACATCCGCGAGATCGGCACGCTGCTGCACGAGTCCTGGCAGCACAAGAAGCGTTTCGCCAAGTCCGTCTCCAACCCGGACATCGACCTCTACTACGACACGGCCATGCGCAACGGGGCCCTGGGCGGCAAGATCACCGGCGCGGGCGGCGGCGGCTTCCTGCTGGTGTTCTGCGAGCCCGGGAACCAGCCCGCCGTCAGCGAGGAGTTGACCGCCCTTGGCCTGCAGGAGCTGGCCTTCGACTTCGAGTACGGCGGCTCCCAGATCACCCTGGACCAGGCCGGGCGCTTCAAGTCCACCATCACGCCGGAGGGCTACCTCCTGGGCATGCGCGCCGTGGTCAACCGGCTGGACAAGGCCCAGATCGGGCGCATGGCCGACACCCTGCACGCGGCCTACATGGCGGACAAGCAGATCTTCATCATGGGCAACGGCGGTTCGGCGGCCACGGCCTCGCACTTCTGCTCCGACCTGGCCAAGACCGTGGCCGTGAACGGGCGGCGCGGCTTCCGGGCCATCCCCCTCACGGACAACATCCCCCTGATGACGGCCTGGGGCAACGACGTGGGCTTCGAGGACATCTTCTCCGGCCAGCTGCGCAACCTGCTCAACGAGGGCGACGTTGTCATCGGCATCTCGGGCGGCGGCATGAGCCCCAACGTGATCAAGGCCATGGAGCTGGCCCGCGAGCGGGGCGCGCACACCATCGGCCTCACGGGCTTCTCGGGCGGCAAACTCAAGGACGTGGCCGAGGAGTGCTTCATCGTGCCCTCGGGCAACTACCAGTTCATCGAGGACGTGCACATGATGCTGGTGCACCTGCTCACCAGCCTGATCCGCGAACAGCTGGCCGAGGTCTAG
- a CDS encoding radical SAM protein translates to MPSQSAIDNKALNDLELAQERTILASKPQRLVFETTNRCNLRCAMCGQSHRDFVGRDLQPEVFDNTEPYWDTVHDASLFGWGEPLMNKHLGSYFDKLAQRGPDIFVLTNAMLLKQEMIDRFLAGGLAYLNFSVDGAKAATYNRIRRGADFDTVIANIAKVVASKRKLGVKHPYLRMVFVGMRSNVEEFPDFVDLAANLGMDEAKMVHMIAYGQEMVDEILFDHKELTNSVLDEAERRAKAHGIKLTIPDRFDLSGKPVLETMDSLHKKCPRPWEEIFVQSDGKVRLCMLSKDIMGDLNTESVEDIWNNEKFQRVRATINTPDAMSTCAKCPQYKEMNVNDRAAFIQVETTLPGTRPPQPDAGMAEGHPEIRA, encoded by the coding sequence ATGCCGAGCCAATCCGCCATAGACAACAAGGCGTTAAACGACCTCGAACTCGCCCAGGAGCGCACGATACTGGCCTCCAAGCCGCAGCGCCTCGTCTTCGAGACCACCAACCGCTGCAACCTGCGCTGCGCCATGTGTGGCCAGTCCCACCGGGACTTCGTGGGCCGCGACCTGCAGCCCGAGGTCTTCGACAATACCGAGCCCTACTGGGACACCGTGCACGACGCCTCGCTGTTCGGCTGGGGCGAGCCCCTGATGAACAAGCACCTGGGCAGCTACTTCGACAAGCTGGCCCAGCGCGGGCCGGACATCTTCGTGCTCACCAACGCCATGCTCCTCAAGCAGGAGATGATCGACCGCTTCCTGGCGGGCGGCCTGGCCTACCTGAACTTCTCCGTGGACGGGGCCAAGGCCGCCACCTACAACCGCATCCGCCGCGGCGCGGACTTCGACACCGTCATCGCCAACATCGCCAAGGTGGTGGCCAGCAAGCGCAAGCTCGGCGTGAAGCACCCCTACCTGCGCATGGTCTTCGTGGGCATGCGCTCCAACGTGGAGGAGTTCCCCGATTTCGTCGATCTGGCCGCCAATCTGGGCATGGACGAGGCCAAGATGGTGCACATGATCGCCTACGGCCAGGAGATGGTCGACGAGATCCTCTTCGACCATAAGGAGCTCACCAACTCCGTGCTGGACGAGGCCGAGCGCCGCGCCAAGGCCCACGGCATCAAGCTGACCATCCCCGACCGCTTCGACCTCTCCGGCAAGCCCGTGCTGGAGACCATGGACTCCCTGCACAAGAAGTGCCCCCGCCCCTGGGAGGAGATCTTCGTGCAGTCCGACGGCAAGGTGCGGCTGTGCATGCTCTCCAAGGACATCATGGGCGACCTCAACACCGAATCAGTCGAGGACATCTGGAACAACGAGAAGTTCCAGCGGGTGCGGGCCACCATCAACACCCCCGACGCCATGTCCACCTGCGCCAAGTGCCCCCAGTACAAGGAGATGAACGTCAACGACCGCGCCGCGTTCATCCAGGTGGAGACCACCCTGCCCGGCACCCGGCCGCCCCAGCCCGACGCCGGCATGGCGGAGGGCCACCCGGAGATCCGGGCGTGA
- a CDS encoding DUF1566 domain-containing protein, with amino-acid sequence MAATAGEPPVYPWSGQEDCFDSAGRAVPCAGTGQDGAFRPGRPWPAPRFESVGGSLAARDHLAQSEIAQSQTGLDRLVLDRLTGLTWPRDASAAPWPMTLEEARAWVAERNAQSWLGHADWRLPARRELLALVSLAHARPALPRGHPFVNIFQHWHWTSTPAASAPGHFWRVHLEGGRMFPGPGDARHMVLPVRGMSWLPPETPGLAALAGRPWPEPRFEQAEEGVLDHLTGLAWLGAEQPQRGEATWAEALESAGNTPGWRLPTIWELESLVDASRAWPALAPGHPFGQELDGVWSSTSSGYDPAWAWVLYFGKGAVGVGHKPGRHFKFLLTRER; translated from the coding sequence ATGGCCGCCACGGCCGGCGAACCGCCCGTCTACCCCTGGTCCGGCCAGGAGGATTGCTTCGACTCCGCCGGAAGGGCGGTCCCATGCGCGGGCACGGGGCAGGACGGCGCGTTCAGGCCGGGCCGCCCCTGGCCCGCGCCGCGCTTCGAGAGCGTGGGGGGCTCCCTCGCCGCCCGGGATCATCTCGCCCAGAGCGAGATTGCCCAGAGCCAGACTGGGCTGGACAGGCTCGTGCTCGACCGGCTCACCGGGCTGACCTGGCCCCGCGACGCCTCGGCCGCGCCATGGCCCATGACCCTTGAGGAGGCCCGGGCCTGGGTCGCGGAGCGCAACGCGCAGTCCTGGCTGGGCCACGCCGACTGGCGGCTGCCCGCGCGGCGCGAGCTGCTGGCCCTGGTCAGCCTGGCCCACGCCCGCCCGGCCCTGCCGCGGGGGCATCCCTTCGTGAACATCTTCCAGCACTGGCATTGGACCTCCACCCCGGCAGCCAGCGCGCCGGGGCACTTCTGGCGCGTACACCTTGAGGGCGGGCGCATGTTCCCCGGTCCCGGGGATGCACGGCATATGGTCCTGCCCGTGCGAGGGATGAGCTGGCTCCCGCCCGAGACGCCGGGGCTGGCCGCGCTGGCGGGGCGCCCCTGGCCCGAGCCGCGCTTCGAGCAGGCGGAGGAGGGCGTTCTGGACCACCTGACCGGGTTGGCCTGGCTGGGCGCGGAGCAGCCGCAGAGAGGGGAAGCCACCTGGGCCGAGGCCCTGGAGTCCGCCGGAAACACCCCAGGCTGGCGGTTGCCCACGATCTGGGAGCTGGAGAGCCTTGTGGACGCCTCACGGGCCTGGCCCGCGCTCGCGCCGGGGCACCCGTTCGGCCAGGAGCTGGACGGCGTGTGGTCCTCCACCTCCAGTGGCTATGATCCGGCTTGGGCCTGGGTGCTCTACTTCGGCAAGGGCGCGGTGGGGGTGGGGCATAAACCCGGGCGACATTTCAAATTTTTGTTGACGAGAGAACGTTGA